The nucleotide sequence CTACAACACATACACAGTAAGTATGCAGTGGTATATAGAAtgcagcaaaaagaaaaaaaccctGCCCCACTCGCTCGCACAGGTTCCCCCTTCCCTATTTGCCGCGTACTCTAGTCATTTCCTCCATCAGTATTGAGTACTGCATCTTATACCCGCATGCCAACTTGATGAAGTATCAAGGCGACATAGGTGACCACATGGGCTTGGATTATAGGATACCCTCAACGGCCTCAAGGCATGTATTTTGTGTGGCATGAGGTCATGGCTTTGGCTGTGAAGATTTTAACATTTGGGTTGTCCATTTGTAAAGCAACTGAATTTTTCTTAATCTTAAGTCacattttaattattattatcCATTGCATCAACATCCAATCATATGGTTAGTGTCACATCAGTCTCCATGCAAACATGATTGCTACAAAATGGACTCGAGGAAAAAAAGTGCAGCTTGTAAATAGCAAAGTCTCTGAACACTTGTGCTGCAGTAGTTGTTAAGCAGTGTTGCTCGAACTGCAATTTGCAGCCAGTTAATGCTATTGTTTTGTTATTTCTGTGTACTAAGTAATTGATGTGGAGTGCCTCATTGATGCCATTACTCACTTTTTTGCGAGGAATTACTCATTTGCTTTGTTACATCAGCCATTTAGATCTCTCTCTCTGTGCAtatttttcataaaaattgccacATTAGCAGGGAATTCTGCCTTACATATGCAAAAAGGTGCATCCTATAAATACATTGGGCTTTGTTGTATAACATGCACTTGTCTGTTGAAATATGAATAAGGATATAATACCATTTTCTTTCACATGGTCATGCATTATTGATGAGGATCACTTGCTACCCTGGCAAATGGCTAATGACTTTATGGTTCCTTCCAGACTTCTACCACTGGATTAAATAATATCTTCACCCCAGTAAAGAAACCTGGCAGTAATGGTCCGCTCACCTTGGGATCATATGCCAACTGTCCGATCTGCTATTGATGGCTGAGCTTGAGCTTTATATTGCTCACCGCCCAGTGGTGCCCACTGAAATCTCTTTTGCAAAAACACCCTATTCTTCCTTGAAGTTCATGGGCAAACCAAGCAACATCCCGATTCAATTAAATAATTAGTCTTGTAAACTTGTACTCCCGCCGTTCACAAATATGAGATATTCTAACTTTTTcctgaatcggatgtatatagacatgttttagtgtgtttgttcacccatttcagtccgtatgtagtccatattgaaatatccaaaacatcttatatttgtgaacagagggaatAGTATATACTCCTTACTAGTTCTTAGCAACGTACAGATTCCTTACTAGTTTCTTCTGTTTTTTCAAAATCGCTGCTGCCTATAACCTAATATGATTTGATGTCTGGTAGGTGTCAGCTAGGTGGAACAGTGGTGCCTAGTGTGTAGCCTTCACCTTTTAGAACAGTGATTGTAGGTTGGTGATACATGTTTTGCTCATGATCCATAATTATGAGCTGACAATATGTTTGGTCTCACTTAATGACAGGGCTGGAGTGTAGAGCAGACAAGTTCATCTCAGTACCAACCTTCAGCATCGGGTCATCATGCGTGGTCTTCTTCAAGTGGGGCTTCCTGGAACTATTCAGTGGATAATACAAACCAAAATGCAGTTTATTACGATCCACAAAGGGATGTCTCAGTTTCAGGGGCTACTCAAAATGTGACAAATGGTGCACCTCATGTGACTCAACCGGCTGTGGGCACAACTAATGCAACCAATACTTATGCACCTTACTCAAATTCTGTTCAACCTGCCTACAATGCTGCACAATATCCAAACTATTACCATAACTATCCACAACCTGCAAACGATTCTTCTCTTCACCAAGGAGTAGATCAAAGTTCAGGTGCTGCATATCAGCCTCTTACTTCATTTCCGAATTCAGGATCTTACGTTGGTCCTACAAGTAACACATATTATAATGCTGGTGCTGATCAGACTGCGCAAGCATATGCCACCAACAACTATTATTATCAAAACCAGGCCTGGTCTGGAGGAAGTTCTGGAGATGTTCACGCCCAAACATATCAGACTTATGCTCCATCAGATACTAATGCTGCCCAGAGTTCTTGTTCTCTGCCCACCACTTCTTTCCACTATCCTCAACAGTACAACCAGTGGTCTAATTATTATGACCAGTCTGCACCAAACTCCGGTGCTTTAGCAGTTGCTGGCAACAGTGCTTCTGATACAAAATCTCCTAGTGCCGGTTCTGGTTATACATATCCGAGCACCCAGCCGCCTCCACCGGGTACTACCCAACGGAAAAATGATGCTGTTGCACCTACTGCACCTCCCCAGGTATTATTATCAGTTCTGCTTTCTTATTTTGAAGAATTTATGGATTTGACCACATTTTGCATTACTTTTGTGTGCAACTCTGGAATGGCCATGTAGCTTGTCATGGGTAATGTTTTTTCTAAACATAGCTTTGTGCAACTGCCTATGGAAGTATGGTTGATATATTTCTATACTACATATATTTCATTTTGTAGATATGAGCATATTTTTCTATAGACTTGGTCAAACATAGAGAAGTTTTACTTAGGACAAAGCTAGAGCTTCAATTAATTTGCAACAGAGAGAGTATGTAACAGTGAAGCTACTTACTGCTTTCTAGTTACTTGAAACCTTGCATTGGGTGACAGTGAAGCTACTTACTGCTTTCTAGTTACTTGAAACCTTGCATTGGGTGACAAATGATGCGACATTACTTCTATACGCCATAAAAGATTACCGGAACCTGTGATACGTCTTTCATTTGACGGTTTTGTTGCATGTGTTAAATTTTATGTGCATCGATGATCATGATGAGAACTCTTCTTTTGGAAGGACAGTTTTTCATGTATTTCTTATGCAATAGCATGCCTTTACCATGTTTTGACTAGCAATTTTTGTGGACAGGCGGTGGGAATCACAGGGTTTCAAAGCCAGCACGTCAACCAGGCACCAGGTGCCCCAGGGTTTCAGAGCCAGCATGTCAACCAGGCACCAGGTGCCCCAGGGTTTCAAAGCCAGCACGTCAACCAGGCACCAGGCGCCCCAGGGTTTCAAAGCCAACACGTCAACCCGGCACCAGGCGTGCAAGGATTTCAAAGCCAGTATGTCAACCTGTCACCAGACACTCCAGGATTTCAAAGCCAGCATGTCAATCCGGCACCAGTCACACCAGGGTTTCAAAGCCAGCACTTGAACCAGGCACCAGGCAACCCAGGTTATGAAAACCCCTATGCTAACAAGACAGCTGCCGTCTCAGGGTTTCAGAACCATTATATCAACCAGGCACCAGCTTACCAACAAAACTCTACAAGTCATAGCCAGTTACCATTAAGTAACCAACGAGATCAACAGAAAGCTTTGCATGCGCAAGGTCCAAGCTCAAATGTTTATTCAGTCAATCATGTTAATGAAAACTCTCAACCAACTTTGCAGGGTTTTGCGAAAACAGTTGCCAGTGTAAATAAAGTACACATCCCGACAAATCCTCGAATAGCTCCAGGTTTCCCAATGTCAATGCCCCAAACCGGGAAGAAATTAGAAGCTGATTCATCGCTAAAACCTGCTTATGTTGGTGTTTCCATGCCCAAGACTGACATGAATGCAGCTCAAGATGGTCATGGAGCTGCCGTTCAGGTGAGACTATATATTCTAGTTACCCCGTTCTTTTTGTTGAGCATCGATGTCCGATGGTGGTATAATTATACAGCTAAGCCAATGGAGTCCTTACTCCTCCAGGCACATGAACCAACCCCCCGTGGAAATGTGAACATGGTAAAACTGAAATGCTAGCGCAGACCAGTACAATTATTGAAGTAGGATTTGTACACTACAGTCCAGAGCCCAGACCCCAATAGAAGTGCCTAGATTCAAACCTTTCAAGTTAAGACTTCGATAAAATAGCACACCTATGTTTGTTAGTATTGTATATCGGTGTTCATACCATTCTTGACAACTTTCCACTAACCATCattctattttatattatttttgtgctGTCCAGGGATCATTCCCTGTTTCACTTTGTACTTATGTCGAGCGGAATCTTTCCCGTTGCAAGGATGATGCCCAGAGATCTGCCACCCAAAGCATCATGAAGGAGGTTCAGTAAtccatttttgttcttctttttatCACTGTCTTTGCTTCTGCTTTCCTGAGACCTTGGTTCATGGGATGTTTAATAAAATTTACAAAATAGAACTTCAGTTTCTTTTGGTTGTTCCTTATTAACTTGTATTTTCCTTCCATATCCTTGTAAGTTTAATAAGAGGTTGTTAACTTTCACATTTTTCTCTTCCTATAATATCAGATGATCACCAAGGCAACTGCTGATGGGACCCTTCATACTAAGAATTGGGACATTGAGC is from Triticum aestivum cultivar Chinese Spring chromosome 3A, IWGSC CS RefSeq v2.1, whole genome shotgun sequence and encodes:
- the LOC123062515 gene encoding SAC3 family protein A isoform X2 yields the protein MAAQGGEAAAGSDPKPNEGWSVEQTSSSQYQPSASGHHAWSSSSGASWNYSVDNTNQNAVYYDPQRDVSVSGATQNVTNGAPHVTQPAVGTTNATNTYAPYSNSVQPAYNAAQYPNYYHNYPQPANDSSLHQGVDQSSGAAYQPLTSFPNSGSYVGPTSNTYYNAGADQTAQAYATNNYYYQNQAWSGGSSGDVHAQTYQTYAPSDTNAAQSSCSLPTTSFHYPQQYNQWSNYYDQSAPNSGALAVAGNSASDTKSPSAGSGYTYPSTQPPPPGTTQRKNDAVAPTAPPQAVGITGFQSQHVNQAPGAPGFQSQHVNQAPGAPGFQSQHVNQAPGAPGFQSQHVNPAPGVQGFQSQYVNLSPDTPGFQSQHVNPAPVTPGFQSQHLNQAPGNPGYENPYANKTAAVSGFQNHYINQAPAYQQNSTSHSQLPLSNQRDQQKALHAQGPSSNVYSVNHVNENSQPTLQGFAKTVASVNKVHIPTNPRIAPGFPMSMPQTGKKLEADSSLKPAYVGVSMPKTDMNAAQDGHGAAVQGSFPVSLCTYVERNLSRCKDDAQRSATQSIMKEMITKATADGTLHTKNWDIEPLLALPENAKGTNMTRRSPSRRTKSRWEPVAEEKVTNKVEVVSKEPAKSNACTTWENTRRTGNTWNLGNFVQSRQPPTSQWNQRPSKKQRIGGNANLTKNGNASSDSDKEQDLTKYYASSIALTNSPEEKKRREHRSKRFERGQGASSKSTSSIPYKDGAANVYTRGAISMLNNRSNGDGASLAVEDIDWDALTIKGTCQEIEKRYLRLTSAPDPATVRPEDVLEKALHMVETSEKNYLYKCDQLKSIRQDLTVQRIQNELTVKVYETHARLALQAGDLSEYNQCQSQLTRLYGEGIAGCHLEFSAYNLLCVMLHSNNKRDLLSSMASLSKEARLDETVKHALAVHSAVSSGNYVMFFKLYKKAPGLNSCLMDLYVERMRFEAIKCMSKSYRPTVPVRYVTRVLGFTRVDVLCEANVADGLEECEEWLKAHGAVLAVDENSGELQIDTKVSSASLYMPEPDNAVSHGDASLAVDDFLARAS
- the LOC123062515 gene encoding SAC3 family protein A isoform X1, giving the protein MAAQGGEAAAGSDPKPNEGWSVEQTSSSQYQPSASGHHAWSSSSGASWNYSVDNTNQNAVYYDPQRDVSVSGATQNVTNGAPHVTQPAVGTTNATNTYAPYSNSVQPAYNAAQYPNYYHNYPQPANDSSLHQGVDQSSGAAYQPLTSFPNSGSYVGPTSNTYYNAGADQTAQAYATNNYYYQNQAWSGGSSGDVHAQTYQTYAPSDTNAAQSSCSLPTTSFHYPQQYNQWSNYYDQSAPNSGALAVAGNSASDTKSPSAGSGYTYPSTQPPPPGTTQRKNDAVAPTAPPQAVGITGFQSQHVNQAPGAPGFQSQHVNQAPGAPGFQSQHVNQAPGAPGFQSQHVNPAPGVQGFQSQYVNLSPDTPGFQSQHVNPAPVTPGFQSQHLNQAPGNPGYENPYANKTAAVSGFQNHYINQAPAYQQNSTSHSQLPLSNQRDQQKALHAQGPSSNVYSVNHVNENSQPTLQGFAKTVASVNKVHIPTNPRIAPGFPMSMPQTGKKLEADSSLKPAYVGVSMPKTDMNAAQDGHGAAVQGSFPVSLCTYVERNLSRCKDDAQRSATQSIMKEMITKATADGTLHTKNWDIEPLLALPENAKGTNMTSNAKDSSPFSFSTSRRSPSRRTKSRWEPVAEEKVTNKVEVVSKEPAKSNACTTWENTRRTGNTWNLGNFVQSRQPPTSQWNQRPSKKQRIGGNANLTKNGNASSDSDKEQDLTKYYASSIALTNSPEEKKRREHRSKRFERGQGASSKSTSSIPYKDGAANVYTRGAISMLNNRSNGDGASLAVEDIDWDALTIKGTCQEIEKRYLRLTSAPDPATVRPEDVLEKALHMVETSEKNYLYKCDQLKSIRQDLTVQRIQNELTVKVYETHARLALQAGDLSEYNQCQSQLTRLYGEGIAGCHLEFSAYNLLCVMLHSNNKRDLLSSMASLSKEARLDETVKHALAVHSAVSSGNYVMFFKLYKKAPGLNSCLMDLYVERMRFEAIKCMSKSYRPTVPVRYVTRVLGFTRVDVLCEANVADGLEECEEWLKAHGAVLAVDENSGELQIDTKVSSASLYMPEPDNAVSHGDASLAVDDFLARAS